The Euphorbia lathyris chromosome 2, ddEupLath1.1, whole genome shotgun sequence genome includes a window with the following:
- the LOC136217469 gene encoding probable pyridoxal 5'-phosphate synthase subunit PDX1, translating to MADTGVVTVYGNGAIYEPTKKSPFSVKVGLAQMLRGGVIMDVANADQARIAEEDGACAVMALERVPADIRSQGGVARMSDPQLIKEIKQAVTIPVMAKARIGHFVEAQILEAIGVDYIDESEVLTPADDVNHINKHNFRIPFVCGCRNLEAST from the coding sequence aTGGCAGATACCGGAGTTGTAACCGTCTACGGCAACGGCGCCATCTATGAACCAACCAAGAAATCTCCATTCTCCGTCAAGGTTGGGCTCGCTCAAATGCTCCGTGGCGGCGTTATTATGGACGTTGCCAATGCCGACCAAGCCCGCATCGCCGAAGAAGATGGGGCCTGCGCCGTTATGGCTCTAGAGCGCGTTCCCGCCGACATCCGCTCTCAGGGAGGCGTTGCTCGCATGAGCGATCCCCAGCTAATTAAGGAAATCAAACAAGCCGTCACCATTCCGGTGATGGCCAAAGCCCGGATTGGGCATTTCGTGGAAGCTCAGATTCTGGAAGCCATCGGCGTGGACTATATTGATGAGAGCGAGGTTCTGACTCCGGCCGACGACGTAAACCACATCAACAAGCACAATTTCCGAATTCCTTTCGTTTGTGGTTGCAGGAATCTCGAAGCATCAACTTGA